A region from the Rhinoderma darwinii isolate aRhiDar2 chromosome 2, aRhiDar2.hap1, whole genome shotgun sequence genome encodes:
- the LOC142741761 gene encoding uncharacterized protein F54H12.2-like, which yields MAFIHTASVECAKSELDLFEIQPTQTSIEKSLYVEVQPLAAIAEAAPLEFYIAGSGEHYLDLNNTLLYLTLRIVKNDNTPIADGTRVSLTNYPIATLFSQLDVSLGDRLISQSNSLYPYRAYIETILNYSSDALSTQFTTGLFYKDTAGQHQVRAIGGSNTGFTKRALMTDRSKVVEVLGHLHSDLFFQEKLILNGVDLKIKFTRCKDEFCLMSAEAEPFKIQILNASLFVKRVQISHAVRLGHAQGLLSSNAKYAIDRVSMKVFSVPVGSRVCSQENLFLGQLPRTVIIGFVDNDAFSGAYDQNPLCFKHNHMNFAALYVDGEQIPTKPFQPDFENGNAVREYMSLVHIARKQNADSGLLIDREEFLNGYTLLAFDLSPDQEGGSHFSLIRNGNLRVEIRFSRALGRTVNMIIYGIFDNIIEITQRREVVYDFL from the coding sequence ATGGCTTTCATTCATACAGCGTCCGTTGAATGCGCCAAATCAGAACTGGACCTATTTGAAATACAGCCTACACAGACCAGCATTGAAAAAAGCCTGTACGTCGAGGTTCAACCGCTAGCCGCCATAGCAGAAGCCGCACCGCTCGAATTCTACATAGCTGGCAGCGGTGAACACTATTTAGACCTAAATAACACGCTACTCTACTTAACGCTCCGAATTGTTAAAAACGACAATACACCGATCGCTGATGGAACCCGTGTGAGCCTGACCAATTATCCTATAGCCACGTTGTTTAGCCAATTAGATGTTTCACTAGGCGACAGACTTATATCTCAATCTAACAGTCTGTATCCGTACAGAGCCTATATAGAAACAATCCTTAACTACAGCTCGGACGCTTTATCCACGCAGTTCACAACCGGTTTGTTTTACAAGGACACTGCGGGACAGCACCAGGTACGCGCTATTGGTGGATCTAACACAGGGTTCACAAAGCGGGCGCTAATGACCGATCGCAGTAAAGTTGTTGAAGTTCTGGGTCATCTTCATAGCGATTTATTTTTCCAAGAAAAGTTGATTTTAAATGGCGTCGATCTGAAGATAAAATTTACCCGGTGTAAGGATGAATTTTGTCTAATGTCGGCTGAAGCTGAACCTTTCAAGATACAGATTCTTAATGCCTCGCTCTTTGTCAAAAGAGTACAGATATCTCACGCAGTGCGCCTAGGGCACGCGCAAGGACTTTTAAGCAGTAATGCAAAGTACGCTATTGACCGTGTAAGCATGAAGGTCTTCAGCGTCCCTGTCGGCAGTCGTGTATGCAGCCAGGAAAATCTATTTCTGGGCCAGTTACCGAGAACGGTTATTATTGGATTTGTTGATAATGACGCGTTTTCCGGAGCCTACGATCAAAACCCTCTGTGTTTCAAACATAATCACATGAACTTTGCGGCTCTCTATGTGGATGGTgagcaaatacccacaaaaccctTCCAGCCCGATTTTGAGAATGGTAACGCCGTTAGAGAATACATGTCACTGGTGCATATAGCGAGGAAGCAAAATGCAGATAGCGGGCTACTGATCGACAGAGAAGAATTTTTGAACGGCTACACACTATTGGCTTTTGATTTGTCACCCGATCAGGAAGGTGGTAGTCATTTTTCACTCATACGCAATGGAAATCTAAGAGTAGAAATACGCTTTTCAAGAGCTTTGGGAAGAACCGTTAATATGATAATCTATGGAATATTTGATAACATCATAGAAATCACTCAAAGACGTGAAGTTGTTTATGATTTTctttaa